The proteins below are encoded in one region of Mya arenaria isolate MELC-2E11 chromosome 15, ASM2691426v1:
- the LOC128219710 gene encoding putative ankyrin repeat protein RF_0381: protein MEMDTDSENVGYQRLCTAIKRGDISFVQHLIKSGVPIDKLSNSSLCPLLLSVVTGRPDIASLLIEAGAEVNVYTSDFGTPLHVACFNGNLSLVDALLKGGAEFRVKGPANQTPLFIAALRGHFKVVKLLSAKGSALDDQDTLGLTALHAAIIENHEDVAVGLIRAGCGVKKRDSKGNLPIHYAVKNSQIGIIKLLEKAGCSIDSRNSNFETPLTLAVLSGNIDCISIILKLGCDVNVSRPDRSTALHTLVSCCHGNQKFHKILKLLLLADADIDAQAFNTLETPLYRAISLGKPDFAELLLAYGADMNLSSPFDITALHLAYIKQYYHIASMMLHCGLIWKRERWIKQISTSNCDQSKHFHDNVIAVRNKPQNLVNLCRTSFRKKTRGQLFRILSAMHMTPKPVKSYLCLSDMWLTSSLCDLDPKDSRLSSDLDEFLADPVSVKIVPRPDLDYEY from the exons ATGGAAATGGATACAGACAGTGAG AATGTGGGGTACCAGCGGCTGTGTACAGCCATCAAGCGTGGAGACATCAGTTTTGTTCAGCACTTGATCAAGTCAG GTGTTCCTATTGACAAGTTGAGCAACAGCAGCCTCTGTCCACTCCTGCTATCTGTTGTCACTGGAAGACCCGATATAGCATCCCTCCTTATTGAGGCTGGGGCGGAGGTGAACGTCTATACCAG TGACTTTGGAACACCCCTCCATGTTGCCTGCTTCAATGGCAATCTCTCATTGGTTGATGCTCTTCTCAAGGGAGGGGCAGAATTTAGAGTGAAAGGTCCAGCCAATCAAACACCATTATTCATAGCTGCACTGAGGGGTCATTTCAAAGTTGTCAAGCTTCTGTCAGCAAAAGGATCTGCTCTTGATGACCAGGACACTCTAG GACTTACAGCCCTTCATGCAGCCATTATTGAAAACCATGAAGATGTTGCTGTTGGGCTTATCAGAGCTGGCTGTGGGGTCAAAAAGCGTGACTCCAAGGGAAATCTCCCCATCCATTATGCAGTGAAGAATTCCCAAATTGGCATTATAAAACTGCTGGAAAAAGCAG GTTGCAGTATCGACAGCAGGAACAGCAATTTTGAGACACCCCTTACATTGGCAGTGCTGTCAGGGAATATCGACTGTATATCCATCATTTTGAAACTTG GATGTGATGTGAATGTCTCAAGGCCAGACAGGAGCACAGCTTTGCATACCTTGGTCTCCTGTTGTCATGGCAACCAAAAGTTCCACAAAATTCTGAAACTTCTGTTACTCGCTGATGCGGACATCGATGCTCAAGCTTTCAACACACTGGAGACTCCTCTTTATAGAGCAATTTCTTTGGGAAAACCAGATTTCGCAGAACTCCTTTTAGCATATGGTGCTGACATGAACTTATCTAGTCCATTTGACATAACAGCATTGCATTTAGCCTATATTAAGCAGTATTATCATATAGCATCCATGATGTTGCATTGTGGTTTGATTTGGAAACGAGAAAGGTGGATAAAGCAGATTTCGACTTCAAACTGCGATCAGTCAAAGCATTTCCATGACAACGTCATAGCAGTACGAAATAAACCACAAAATTTAGTTAACTTGTGCCGAACATCATTCAGAAAGAAAACAAGAGGACAGCTCTTCAGAATTTTATCAGCTATGCACATGACTCCGAAGCCAGTGAAAAGCTACTTGTGTCTTTCTGATATGTGGCTGACATCTAGTctatgtgaccttgacccgaaGGACTCAAGGTTAAGCTCCGATTTGGATGAATTTCTTGCTGATCCTGTGTCTGTGAAAATTGTCCCTCGACCAGATTTAGACTATGAGTACTAA